In Papaver somniferum cultivar HN1 chromosome 9, ASM357369v1, whole genome shotgun sequence, the genomic stretch CTATAACTATGTCggtacgtgtactgagtacatgtactACTGTTctggacctataacagttttcccagtttgtgaaactggtatgcatactgtcatgtatccatatttttagtagttctatattcttctctagatcaattcgaaacattcaaatatcatcaacgacacatatcactgttccaagttattttcgaatgataatcttgaatcataatttagattacgaacaataaattgttcttaaccaaaattcatcaagtatgaacaaatgttcattaagcttagtcatatatatttcgagaactaattacaagataaacttgactcaaaattcttgatatgcttacgatagtCTAGTTAGTTACGTGATAACGTCCCATAGATataaatataacttgagaaataggtggttcagtcttcacttactttttgttgaagaagttctccaaaagcttcggttgatcttagcCTTCAAACGGTAAAACACAATGATGAGTGTCGTGATGTccatttctcaactacacttttatcctaatccgagacttaactaattgtagactataaattaagatatagtttttgcaaataaatttgacaacaagcttgagatagcaatacttgtgagttcgaccgagcaatgctctaacaacatgcagtcgagaaaattaACCTTACAAAGGAATGAGCTCTAAGAGCTAAAACTTACCTAATGGGTGAAGTAACTCTAACTGTTGAAGCCGGTCCGATAAAGACTAATGTAGCTTTCTTGGTCCTTAACACCAGATCACCTTACAATGTGATCCTGAGAAGGGATTGGCGATAGGAAGTTCCATCAATATATCATCAGAAAATTAAGTTCATTGCTAGCTCAAGAGAATATGTAACCCTGGAAACCAGGCAGTTTCTAAAGAGCTCACAGTGTTATCTTTATCTCAGTAAGAcagagagaataaaaattaaagtTACCAAGTAGGAAAGCTACACTGCAAAGACATATAGCGGAACTAAGTTACTGAAACTGAAAAGGAGTTACCCGGAGTTCTAGATTGAGAATTAAAAGATGAGATCGTCGAACTCCTCGAAGAAAATAACTTCATAACATCTGAGGATCAAAAAATAATCTTCATAGGTAAAGACTTATAACAAGCTGAGAAGCAGAGTGTGTTAAAATCTATTAAAAAAGAACATCGAGTTTTTGCCAGGAAAATGTCTAACATGCTAGGTATTGATCCAACTATTGCATGACACTCTCTGAATATCGATCAAAGTTTCAAACCTGTGAAACATAAAAAGAGAAAGATAGCATATAAGTTGTACAATTCAGTGAACCCAAACATCGTCTGAATGTTAGAGACTAACATTATAAGGGAATATCAACACACCATCTAGATCTCTAACATCATTGTAGTTATGAAAAATAATGGGAAAGTTAGAGTTTGTATCGACTTCAGAAACTTAGATAAGGCCTCCCCCAAGGATAACTTCCCACTTCCTGACATGGATAGATTGGTAGAGTAAATGCAAAGGTATGCTCGCCTGTCTTTCATGGATGggtactctggatataatcaaatACTTATGCATCCGACTGACGAAGAGCATACATCTTTTATAACAGACATAAGATTATACTTCTTTAAGGCAATGTCGTTTGGTCTGAAGAATGCAGGCTCGACCTATCAAAGGTTATCAATAAGATGTTCAGAGAGTTGATTGGCGACACCATGGAATATTATGCTGACAATATGGCTGTCAAAATCTTGAAAAAGATTGATCACCACCGTAATTTGTTAAAACTTTCTTTGTCCTGAGACATTACAATCCATCTAACTGTGCTTTTGGAGTTCATGGCggtaaattccttggtttcatgataacAAGAAACGAAATCGAGGCCGGTCTATTAAAAATCCGAACTATACAGGATATGCCAGCTCCATCATGCAAGAAAGATATCCAGCAGCTGACGAAAGCTAGCAAGCTTGAATGGATTTATTGTCATATCACCTGACAAAgtgcttttttttcttcttcaatctatTTTATAAAAGCTTGAGGCAAGGTGTTTTGTGTTCCATCCTTAGAACCTCGGATTCGTAAAGATTCTTGCATTTGTGTTTTACTCTAACTGAATCATATGTTGGATCaggatttttttttgttccaaCCGAACCCAAAGAGTAACTTACTAAAATAGAGTGGACGACATTATCGGGTAGCCCCAAACCAATTTGGGGTGGTGACTAGTGCCCAAATCTTACCTAAAAGGCCAAGCCCAACTTTTTAATGAGTCTATGACAGTGGGGCCTATTTGTACTCTGGGCAACAAATGCCCAGAACAGCCTATCCAGCATGGCAGTATCCAACAAACCAAAATTGAGCACATGCTAATCTGATTTCGACGAATATCTTAGTGGGACCCACAGATCACAAAGCACACACGCATCCTTAAAAGTTTTGGTATTGGTATCTTAATCGAAAAGATCGATccattttaacaaaaaaaaaaagagatacaaGATTCTGTGTTCGATTTAGTCGAACGAGTCGGCTTAAATTCCCATCCCCTGCTCTCTAAAATTGTTATTACTCTTAATTCTCGGCGCAGCCTTCTGAATATAAATAATACGCTCAACGCAAAGCCAGGAAAagcctctctctttttttatctcACTTTTGATCATCAGGCTCGCGGTTAGTAATGGCTGTAAAAACCCAAGCAAGCCTTCTCCTTCAGAAACAGCTCAGAGGTTTTGGTTATTCTTATTTTAGATCGAATTATTAAATCAATTagaattttctagggttttttttattatatgatgatgatgatccgttattgttgtttgtttttgtaGATCTTATGAAAAACCCAGTTGATGGGTTTTCTGCTGGGTTAGTCAAGGATGACAATATTTTTGAATGGAGTGTCACGATTATTGGACCTCCCGATACTCTGTAGTGAGTTTATTTTTCTATTCttaatttaaagtttcaatttgttttttctttttgcatgTATTTGTTTTGTTCTCACGATTCGGGTGTGTGTCTAAACTTGATTATGCATGTATGAATTCCAATTGGTTTGTAATGGTAGCTGTTTTGGGGATTGGATTTGGTTTTGTTTTACCCCCTTTCAAGTGGGTTTCATAAGGGTTTATCTATATGCTTAATTGCAGATATTGACATACTTTTGTTTTTTATCACAATCAAATTGATAACGAGGTTGAGTCTGTATGTTTTGTAGTGATGGAGGATATTTTAATGCTATCATGACCTTTCCTGCTAATTATCCTAACAGCCCTCCAACAGTAAAGTTTACTTCAGAAATGTGGCATCCTAATGGTTGGTAAATTTCTGATTGGTAAATTGTTTATATAAAATTTGGAACTATTCTTGACTTCTTCATGAAACGCAGTTTATCCTGATGGACGAGTCTGCATATCTATTCTTcatgctccgggtgatgaccctAATGGTTATGAACTTGCAAGTGAGCGATGGATGCCAGTTCATACGGTATGATTTCTTTTCTTTCCGTTCTTATGAAGAAATTGCTACTGACCAACATTGTTGTTATTAAAACCAGCAGAGCTCTGACCTTAACTGCTATTTTGTCGACTGAGGTTTCCTCTTTTAGCCTTCTTTTAGTGCGATCTTAGTAGCATTGAGGCCCCATATACGTCGTCTTTCTTTGCTGCAAAAAGATTACATGTCTATATTTTCAGTATATGCTCATTTTGTATACATGTATTTCCTCTAATTCGATATATACTAGCTTCGTCTAGAGACGGTTAGCCTATACAACTTAATTCTCTTATCTTGCTGTCTGTCACTCACTCGATCAGTTTGTGTTCAAAGAGTGCTTCATCAACTGTCtaattgttttctttttgaaCACCTCCGTTGGCTTTCACCACTTCGCGTTGCATTTATCACATGCTAGACTCATGCACAGTTACACTTTCTAAACACCAACTTACTAGTACCTTCATTACGAGCTACACATGTTCTTGTTATAAGTATATGGATCATGTTTGGCAACAGTTCAACAAAAAATCCTGGTAGGCGTTCTATACAAAAAACAGAAACAGATTTGTAATTACGAGAACAGTAATGCCATCCGATATTTGTTTAGTTCGTCAAAATAAAAGCTGCTTTAGAGGGCTCAGGGCAGGGGAATGATCATATAGGCAGAGAATCAACTTTGCAAGATACCACATATTACCCTTTTCTTATATCGAGTAAACTTCCTGGATAAAATAATTTGCGATTAGTATAAAACTTTCCTAGCAAATGTTGTTTTTGCATGGCATGGATTTATCCGTATATTCAGTGCAAGGCAATATAACGTCATTCCATTATTCCATAACTTTTGTTTCATAAAATTTATGATATTTACTTTTCTGCATGACATATTCTTACCTACCTCTGAGACTCTTTTGAATGCAGGTCGAAAGCATAGTTTTGAGTATCATATCCATGCTTTCAAGTCCTAATGATGAATCGCCTGCAAATGTTGAAGCTGCGGTGAGTTCATAACTTTATAACTTGACGCCAGTCTTCTGTACATATTCTCCCACCATTGTTGTTTCATATTCTGTGCTCTAGAATTTTCTTGTTCCTTGTACTTATTTAATTATTAAGTTTACATCTGAGCTTAGCTGAATGCAGTATTCACCAATATTACTATGATTTAATTATCTGATAAAGATAAAAGATGACTTCAGTTAACTCCAAGTACAACAATAGGCAACCACATAAAAGATTTGACTGTTACCACATCCATTTTTTGATCTCTGTATGTGTGTTCGTAATTTGCAGAAAGAATGGAGGGATAAGAGAGATGATTTTAGAAAGAAAGTTAGCCGCATTGTGAGACGATCACAAGAAGATTTTTGATCTCACCACCATGTGTCGGACTCCCATATCTCAAGTATTCTTACAGCTGTAGTGGCAAAATTCAGGATTGAGGAGGTGTTATCAGTGTCTTGAGTCTTATAA encodes the following:
- the LOC113313104 gene encoding ubiquitin-conjugating enzyme E2 7-like, whose translation is MAVKTQASLLLQKQLRDLMKNPVDGFSAGLVKDDNIFEWSVTIIGPPDTLYDGGYFNAIMTFPANYPNSPPTVKFTSEMWHPNVYPDGRVCISILHAPGDDPNGYELASERWMPVHTVESIVLSIISMLSSPNDESPANVEAAKEWRDKRDDFRKKVSRIVRRSQEDF